The DNA region GCGGGCCCCGGCGGAGCAGCGCCTCACGCTGGACGCCGTTCAGCCGGGCGCGGCACTCCTTGGTGCCGACCTTGGCGAAGAACCGGTCGTAGGCCGAATCCTCGTCGTTCACCACGTCGTTGGGCGCGACATAGGCGACGACGCCGTCCATGTCCTCGGGGTAGAAACGCTCGAAGTAGGTGGCGGTCATGCCACCCTTGGAGCCGCCGGTGGCCAGCCACTTCTTGGAGTAGACCTTCTTCAGGGCCGTGTAGACCCGGTGCTGGTCGCTCGCGGCCTGCCAGATGTCGAGCTTCGACCAGTCGGCGGGCTGCGGCCGGGACGGGGTGAAGAAGCGGTACTCCAGGGAGACCTGGTTGCCGTCGACGATCTGGGTCGGCTCGCTGCGGCCCGGGGTGGTCGAGACGCCGTAGCCGCTGGTGTAGAAGACCGTCGGGCGGCTGGTGTCCTTGTGCAGCAGGGTGATGCGCTGCTGAAACGTTCCCTTGGACGGCCGCCCGTGGTCGATCGGCTGGGTGTACGAGAGGACGAAGTAGCGGTAACCGGCGGCCGGCTTCTCCTCGATCAGACTCATGCCCGGGATGGCCAGGATGCGGTCCTTGATGTCCTTGCCGCTGGTCTCACCGCCGCTGGTCGAGCCGCCGTGCGTCACGGCCGGTTCCGCGGCGGTGGCCGCACCGGCGGAGGCTCCCGTCGCACTCACCGTGCCGATGAGCACCGCGAGCGAGAGAACCCCTCTGAGCGTCTTGCGCATGCATCCTCCCCTAGGTTCACGACAGACGCCGTGAACCTAGTGGGGGCGGCACCTGCCACGCCAGACCCGGTGACGTGTCAGCACCGGATCCACCCGGTGGAACCCGCCGCCCCGGCGACGGATCCGCAGACCCGGACGCAGCGGTTCAGCGCGCGGACCCTGACCGGCGTACGCCGTCCACGTCGCCCGCCCCGCCACACTGTCGAACACACGGAGCTTCGTCCGACACACGTGCGGATCGGCGAGTGGTGCCCGGTCAGACGGTGGCCGGGGCTCCCTCCCCCAGGTCCTCCCCTGTGAAGGTGCGCCACAGCCGGGCGTACCGGCCGTCCAGCGCGAGCAGTTCCTCGTGCGTACCGTCCTCCGCGACCCGGCCCCCGTCCATCACCACGACCCGGTCGGCGCGGGCCGCCGTGGTCAGCCGGTGGGCGACCACGAGGGTGGTCCGGCGGCCGGCGAGCCGGTCGGTGGCCTGGTTGACCAGGGCCTCGCTGGCCAGGTCCAGGGAGGCCGTCGCCTCGTCCAGGAGCAGGACGTCCGGATCGACCAGCTCGGCGCGGGCCAGTGCGATCAGCTGGCGCTGCCCGGCGGAGAGGTTGCGGCCCCGCTCGGCGACCTCGTGCAGATAGCCGCCGTCCAGGGTGGCGATCATGTCGTGCGCGCCGACGGCCCGGGCCGCCGCCTCCACCTGGGTGTCAGTGGCCTCGGGGAGCCCGTAGGCGATGGCGTCGCGGACGGTCCCGGCGAAGAGGTAGGCCTCCTGCGGTACGACCCCCAGC from Streptomyces sp. NBC_01754 includes:
- a CDS encoding S28 family serine protease, with the translated sequence MRKTLRGVLSLAVLIGTVSATGASAGAATAAEPAVTHGGSTSGGETSGKDIKDRILAIPGMSLIEEKPAAGYRYFVLSYTQPIDHGRPSKGTFQQRITLLHKDTSRPTVFYTSGYGVSTTPGRSEPTQIVDGNQVSLEYRFFTPSRPQPADWSKLDIWQAASDQHRVYTALKKVYSKKWLATGGSKGGMTATYFERFYPEDMDGVVAYVAPNDVVNDEDSAYDRFFAKVGTKECRARLNGVQREALLRRGPLEKKLASYAAANGRTFRTVGTLDKAYEAVVMDYVWSFWQYSMLADCESVPADARKATDQEIWDSVDGISGFSAYTDQDLEQYTPYYYQAGTQLGSPDIKQPWLGGLSRYGYQPPRTFVPRSIPMKFQDSAMRDVDRWVKNNARRMMYVYGENDPWGAEPFRLGRGARDSYVYTVPGGNHGSKVSGLVDAEKAKATAAILRWAGVAPAAVQADPAQAKPLAKFDARLDKRDAEIERNRGTLRP